The Tamandua tetradactyla isolate mTamTet1 chromosome 23, mTamTet1.pri, whole genome shotgun sequence genomic interval GAGCAGGAGCCTGAGGCCCCCCAGGGACCCCTTAGCTTCTGACCCCCGCCCCAGGAAGCTCCCAGGGCCCCTAGCCTCTCTCACAAGCTCCTGGCCTTTGGCACCATCACCTGTCACCTCACACCTGTCCCCATGTCACCCAGCCTTGACCCCAGGATGGGCCACGACTGCAGGGTGCCGATGAGAAGAACCAAGCACAGAGAGAGAACGGACGGCAGCCTGCGGACCCAGAGGCTGAGGCCCTGCCCTAAGTCTGGAGACCGAAGAAGAGGTGTGGGGAGAGAGGGTGCCAAGACCACAGGCACCCAGCGCGGCTGGGCAGCACCACGAGCCTGAAGATAGGCCTTTGCCCAGAAGAAAGGGGCTCGAACCCAAGTGCTGACCACCTGGGCAGCTGACCCTGTGGCTGCCCACTCAGGCCCCAGGGCAAACCAAGCCTACCTGGGGAGGAGCTGGAGGCCCAGCCGTGGGGGGAGAGAGACCCCAGCAGAGAGGACTCTGGGGGGAGAAGCCCCTGGGGAGACCCCAGCTCTCCTGGCTGGTGGCTTTGCTGCCCGAGACCACCCTGAGCCCACCCTCCCGGCCCCGAGACTTACTGAAGGTGGCGGGGACTCGCGCCCGATGAGAGGGGTGTTCTCACAGCGGGGGTTTTGGAAATTGGCGTTCTGGCTCCTGCAGGGGAGGGCGGGGGAGAGCCGTGGGTGCCTCCAGCCACGGTCACAGCTTGGCCCCTGCTGACCCTGGCACGAGCATCTACTGCCTTCAGCATGGCGGGCACCTTCGGGCACCCTCCCCAGGTGAGCTCATAGCCCCCGCTCAGCACCCTCCCTCCAGGCCCTGTGATGGGAGGCTCAGGGGCTCCCCACCTGTCTGCCCCGGCCCAGCACCTCTCTAGCCCAAGCCAGGCCTCCTGCTGCCCAGCCCCATCCCAAGTCAGGCCCTGGAAGGGACGGTCCGTCCGACCATGCGACCCCTGCAGGCCACCAGGGAGCAGGAGGTATTGAACGCGAGATATTGAACGCCAGGCCCAGCCCCCACACCCGGAAACGTTCGGCCCCCTCTGATCTCAAGGCGAGGCCCCGTCCCCTCTCCTGCCCCTGGACCTCTCCTCTCCACCCCGGGCATCCCCCGCCCCGGTGCAGGCAGCTCACATGTACTCGGTGACCGGGGCGTTGCTGACGGTATGGGCTGCAGCCGGCAGGCTGGTCTCGCTGCCGTAGCTGCTACCGCAGCTGTACAGGCTAGGCATGTGCACGCGGTACAGGCTGTCGTGCGCCTGCCGCGGGCCAGGGGCTGCCTCCTCCTCGGCGTCCTCATCGGGGCCTCTGTGGGGGTAACCGGCCTGGGCTCAGTGGGGCAGGCCTGACACAGCAGCCACCAGGATGCCACACTCTTCTGTGCAGTGTCCTGTGTGAGGGGCACCCAACCCCAAGGGGTGTCTGCTTCTACAGCCCCCACCACAGGTACAGACGCTAAGGCCCAGAGCAGACAAATGACTTTCCACAGTCACACAGTAAACAAGATGAGGCCAGGATTCAAAATGCAGATGCTTGGTTCCAACACTGCGCTCTTAGTAACTACCCTAGAGCAGCCACctttatcaccaccaccaccacctccaccaccaccaccctcatcaccacctccaccaccaccaccaccaccaccaccacctccaccaccaccaccaccaccaccaccaccaccaccaccatcaccaccatcacaaccaccaccaccaccaccatcaccaccaccaccacctccaccaccaccaccctcatcACCACCTCCAACATCACcacaccaccacctccatcaccaccatcaccaccaccaccacctccaccaccaccaccctcatcACCACCTCCAACatcaccacaccaccaccaccaccaccaccatcaccaccaccacctccaccaccaccaccctcatcACCACCTCCAACatcaccacaccaccaccaccaccaccaccacctccatcaccaccatcaccaccaccaccacctccaccaccaccaccaccaccatcaccacctccaacatcacaccaccaccaccaccaccaccaccaccaccatcacaaccaccaccaccatcaccaccaccaccacctccaccaccaccaccaccatcaccatcaccacctccaacatcacaccaccaccaccatcacaccaccaccaccaccacctccatcaccaccaccaccatcaccgtcatcaccaccaccatcaccaccatcaccaccaccaccaccaccaccaccatcaccaccatcaccatcaccatgcCCACCACCAGCACGGCCACtatcacaaagaaaacagaaaagtccagACAAAGTAAAGCTACCTGAGCTGAGCTACTTTCCATCAAAGTTGAGCTAACAAGCAGCAGTCACAACCcaggtgggagggaggagggagggtctGGGAGATGTACCGTGGGGCCCAAGCAAGAGAATGGGCCTCGCTAGGACCTCCTGATCTTTCCAGCCGTGCATGctcagggcagagggcagagctTTGGGGATTAGGAGCGCATGGCGGCCGCTGATCCCAACTCTAGTGGTCCCTATTGAGCCATGCATCCCCATCCTCCACTTAATCCAGCACTGGctggggagactgaggcaggGGCTGCAGTATTCCCTCCTAAAGGTGAGGACACAGGCTTGGTGAGAACTGGCTCCATGTAGATCACTCAGCTGGCTTACCCCAGGACAAGCTGGCCAGCTGCCCTCCTCTCCACCTGCACACTGGCAGTAGGGGCTGCCTGCCTGGGAAGCGGGGGGTGAGCCAGGCCTCAGGTATGGGCGCAAAGCAGCACTGGGAGGTGGGGCCGCTGGCTCCTCTGACTGCCTGCTCTGGACCAACACGCCTTCTTGGGCCAGGAACAACTTCAGGTTCAGCATTTCAGCCCTGAGGCCACTCCCCTTGGACCTGCCTGCTTCAGTTGCTGGCAGGCTCAGAGGGTTGAGAGGTGAGGACACACTCGCGCCTTGCCCTTGGAGACCAGGACGTGGTGCCTCCAGAAGGACATGCCCCCAAAGCCTCCTGCATGCTGTATGACCCAGGCCCACTGCACGACACCTCTGGGCCACTGGTCTCACCTCTTCTGCTGCCAGGTATGTGGGACGCTGCAGACGATGGAGCTGAACATGAGTGCTGTGGCAAAGGAGAAGAGAGCCAGGTAGATGAGGCCCTCGACGCCATCATAGCAGAAGCCGGTCAGGGCCTGCACGTAGTCCTGAGGCCGGTGGGGACAGAAGGATGGGGAAGGCCGTGTGAGGCGGGTGTGCGGGCCGCCCCTGCTTCCGCGCTCCTGCAGGGCCCGGGCCCCGCCTCACCAGGTGCAGGCTGCGGCAGTCCACCAGGGCTGTGAGCTGCTGCAGGTTCACCTCCGTGCCGTTCAGCACCTCCTGGACGCGCAGCAGGTGGTCCTGGGGGAACACGTGGGGTCAGCACAGGCAGGGGGCCAGGCTGCCACCCCTCCCTGTGCCCTCAACAGAACTTCAAGGGTGAATCTTGACCCTGTGGTCCCAGGGCAGGACCTGGGCAGAGGGCCTAGGGGCAGGCCTGGTGAAAACGGGAACCCCAGGTCTGCACCCTGAGCCCCCCAGGGACAGTGAGGAAAGGAGGGTGGCAGCCTCAAGTGCTTGACAAGAGGGGCTGGATTTGCCTTAAAGTTCACCttctgaggaaaaaggaagattCCCGTGATAGGGTAAGTGAAAAAGCAGTATATGAAACTGCACAGAGTGAACCCAATCCTGGAGTGTGCACAGacatgtgtatgcatgtgagCATGGTAAATGTGCATGTATGTGAGTGTGGGGTATGTGTGAGTATTTGCGTGTGAGCATGGGATATGGGTAAGTGTGCATACAATTGGCGTGTGCATGCCAGTATGAAGTGGATGCGTATGAATGTGTATGTTTTGTGTGTAGTGAGCACGTGTGTacagtgagtgtgtgtgcatggtaAGTGTACATGGGATGGTGAGAGTACACGCTGCAcggtgagtgtatgtgtgtgcacacgtggtCAGCTCCGCTGACATTTCTGGCCTGGGGCAGTGCCCCGCGTGTGAGCCCGATGCTGTCCTCTCACCCCTTCCCAAGACCCCCGAGGCCCAGACAGGAGTTCCGGAACCCAACCTGCCCACCCACTCAGCACAGAAACCACAGGCTGCCCTCCTtcaaacagaaataagaaatcaaaggaaGTAGCCAATTTGAAGTAGCAACATTCATCTTAATATATAAATGCTCAGGCCCCAAACCTTAGGAAGGAGAAGCCCACAGACTTCCAAAATGCCCCCGAGCTCGCGCCAGGAGAATCCCTGAGCCCCTGCTACATTTTGTTTCGTTCCTTAATGTCTTTCCACTTTCCCCACTGAACAGAGCGCGCACCTGCCCTGCGGCCCAGGCCCCTGCAGCCCGCCTGGCCTGGCACCCACCTTGGTGGCGGGGTACTCCCGAGGGGCCGCCTGCAGGAGCTCTGCCACCACGTCCTGCATCTCCACCAGCGCCTTGTGGCTCCGGGACAGCTTCTGCTTGGCACAGAGAGCCCGGCTGAAGTGGGCAGGGGCTGCATCTCCCCTCGCCGTGACCCCCAGGGAAGCCAGCTGCGggctggcaggggctggggcacaCTGCCCCGCAGGACCTGCCCCCTCTCACACCCCAGGCCCTCCAGAGCTGACCTGGGCCAGGGCAGTCAGTGACTGTCGTGCCCTGCCCGAGGCACCTTaggacccccagggatgaggTGTTACGGGTGGAGGGGCTGGCTCTGGCTGCCCGGGGTGGGCGCAGACCAGCTCTCACCTGCTGGAAGGGGTTGGCGGCATGGGGTGAGCAGGCCAGGTAGTACTGCAGGATGTCTGCAGAGAGAAGTGGGCGATTAGCGTACATGTCCCCAGGGCGGACAAGGACAAGGTGTCTGCTCGCCAGACACTCGGGCAGAACAAAACGTCTCAGGCCAGAGCGCACCCTGGAGAGGTGGGGACAGATACAGTGGCCGTGTGGCTCATGCATGTTCGGGCAGGTTTGTATTCAGTGGCCGGGGTTTAAAGATGGGGAACCTCCCTGCAATTCTGATTTCCTGGCTTCTGCTGCAAAAGCCAGAAGCCCCAACCCTGGCTGGGGGTAGGGCAGGAAGAGGTTGGCACAGGCCAAGGGGGGCCAGCTGAATGCAGGGAGCAcaaccacccccagcccctggggtctcaGCTCCTATCCAGTTTTGAGCCCAGGAGCTTTGACAGCTGCCCCTCGCCTGAGCCCTGCCTCCTGGACACTCTAGCAGCTGAGTCTTTTTAATCATAAAAGTAcgtcaaagtgaaaaaaaaaagaacttcctaAAAGCTAAACAAATCAGTAAAGCACTTAGAAACCATAACAAGTGGCACATCTGCTCTGGCCTTTGAGACCTGGGTCCAGCATACTGCCTGGCACACACCTGGCAGTGGGCACAGCAGGCAGCTGCCCCCACACACGCATGACACAGGAGCCACACGTGCTGGCCCAGAGCCCCAGAACCCCGAGTCGTGAGGCCTGGAAGCAGCTCAGGAGGTGGCTAGGACAGCTGTTACCAGCCGCCTGTGACGGGGCCCTGCTGACCTCACAGAGCACCCGCCTGCCTTCCTGGGTACACATCTGCACCTCCCACCTGGCCCGCCCTCCagcctagccctcctccctctgtctccAGCCCAGCGAACAGCACCTCCAACCTACTGCCCTGTCACCTGCTGCCCCGCCATCACCCGCTGCCCCGCCATCACCTGCAGCTCCGCCATCACCTGCTGCCCCGCCACCACCTGCTGCCCCGCCATCACCCGCCGCCCCGCCATCACCTGCAGTCCTGTCACTCACTACCCCATCACCTGCAGACCCGCCATCACCTGCTGCCCCGCCATCACCTGCAGCTCCGCCATCACCTGCTGCCCCGCCACCACCTGCTGCCCCGCCATCACCCGCCGCCCCGCCATCACCTGCAGTCCTGTCACTCACTACCCCATCACCTGCAGACCCGCCATCCCCTGCAGCCCTGCCGCCCTTGCCCTGATGTATCCTGCTGTGCACACGTCTGTTTCCCTTCTGTGTGGAGCCTCCCGTTCACGGAAAGCCGAGTGTTTGTGCAGTGGCTTCCCACCTGGGGCCTCCTTCCACAAGACTGGGCCCCGCCAGCTCTGAGGACGCAGAGCCCCCCAGGGCACCCGGCACCAGCCCAGAGCCACTTACCCGCGCTGAGCACCGAGTTCTCCTCCACTATCTTGGTCACGTAGGTGTCAGGGTCCACGCAGAAGTCACTGGAGCCCTGGGGAGTGGGTGGACAAGGAGGAGCTGGacaggcacccccacccctgggcATGCCTCGACTCAGGGAGATGGGGTCCGCAGTGGGGGCCACGGACGTGCTGCATGCCCAGGGCAAGGGTGGGGACAGCGGCAGCTTCCCCCGTCCACCCTGTCCCCAGGAACAGCAGAGGGTCCCACTGTCACCCCCACCACTCACCACAGACACGGCCAGCTCCAGGCCCAGTGCGCTCCAGCTGATGAGCAGAGCCAGCACCCCCAGCAGGCAGACCCTGTGGGCACAGCACGCCAGTCAGCGTCCCGGCCAGAGGGGACACAGCGGGCCAGCAGTGTAGAAGTGCCTGGTCCCAGGCACACCTGGACCCCGGGACATGGCCGCTTCCTGGGCTGACCTGGGCAGAGCCACCCCGAGGGCCTGGGCTGGGTGGAAGGCCTGTGATGGCCTTTACAGCCGGGTCCCTGCCCTTCTCCCTGGGACCCAGCCCGTTCACAGAACAGCCAGGGGAGTCTCAGGGCCACGGGGGCCTCCTGCTCGTGCCCTGAAGACAAGGCGGCCTCCCTGGCTGGGGCATCAAGGCCCTTGCCTGTCCCCCTGCCTGCCTGAccacccactccacccccactcccttgGCTCAGCCAAAAGACCCCATCCTGACCTCTGGCCCCATATGCTCCACCTCAGGGGCCTGCTGACCCCTGGCCCCCCAGGCCAAGCTGCCGCCTGTTCCCCAGTCAGGGAGGACACAGGCTCAGCAACAGCAGCCGAGGGGACCAGTCAGCCACCAGCAGGGCTGGGACTGAACCTGGACACCCTGAGGTGGATGGCTTTCTGGGCACTGTACCAGGTCTCCCTCCGTCCCCTGCCCTCCGTGGCCTGAGGCTGCCTTGCTGGGGGACACTGGTGGGAATCCCAGGGCAGGCTGGCCGACGGCTTGAGACCTGGTCCCTGGACCCCCAGGACCCGTGTCAGGGGTAGAGGCAGGGCCCGGCCGGGGAGGGGCGTGGATGGGGGTGCCCCCCGCCCCCACGGCACACTCACCCCACCAGGACGCCCTTGGAGCTGCGGATGAGGCCCACCAGCACCAGCAGGCAGATGAGGACGTCCAGCAGCAGCACGCCCAGGGAGCCCAGCCACCTGCGGGCACAGAGGGCTGGAGGGAGGCCGGGGCCTCAAGGGCTGGGTGGAGCCGTGGGGCtgcaggggtgggaggggtgggcgAGGTGTGGGGCTGGGCGGGCCGCGGGGTCAGCAGGGGTGGGGACAGCAGGGGGTCAGAGGCAGTGGGGGTTGCAGGAGGGAGCTGAGTGCTGGGCAAGGAGGAACTGGGTGAGTCTGGCGCGTGTCGCTCTGCAAAGGGGTCTTGCGGGGGTGGGGGCTCCGCTGCAGGGACCTCCAGGGGCCTGGTCCCTCCCGAACGCCAGACCTTGTGTCCCGGCCCCGGGCGCAATGCTGAGGCCGGGGTGCAGCAGGGAGGGGGGCAGACTGTGGACGCAGGTGGGCAGGGCTCTGGCCCACCTGTACCAATCGTAGAGGTCCATGTGCTCGGCCAGCCCATCCAGCGACACGGCCGGATTCTTCCAGAAAGGGATGGCGGCCGTGCAGCTCAGCAGTGTCCCCAGCAGGCCCTGGAGCCGCTGCACAGCGCGCAGGGGCTCCGGCCGCCCGGCCAGCTGCCGCTCCAGGCTCTGCAGGCTCGGCTCGGCCGTGCGGTTCAGGGCCACCGCTGTGTCCCACACCTGCACCGGGGCCACCGTGAGATCCCACACCTGCCCCAGGGCACGCCCCGCCCGTCCCAACACAcgagcacatgcacacacacactcacgcgGTCCTGGGCCCCGGCCACCGTGCGGTTCGCGTGGCGCAGTGAGTAGGTGACCCGGTGGATGCCATCGCTGGTCTCTCCATTGCCATAGAAACCCACAGCAATGCCGGCGCTGGGGAGGCAGGGCGCGTGAGGGTGCCGGCCCCACCCACTTGTCTGCACACTGTCCGCCCGGGAGCCCGAGGGTGGTGGTGGCGGCGGGAGGGCAGTGCAGGGAGAGGAAGGGGCCGTGCTCGTACATCCTCCCACTGTGTGCGGACCCAGCTCCGGGGCCTCCATGCACCACCCTCGGGGACCCCGTCAGGTGTGCCCGGGCCACTCACCTGCAGACGAGCGTGGCGATGATGACGCACCAGGCGGTGCAGCAGCAGTCGGCGTCCAGCGGCTCGCGGCTCCGGGGGCGGCGGCAGCACAGCCAGAAGGAGTAGAGAAGCAGGACCACGAGGTCCAGGGCCAGGCAGGCCAGCGCGGCGGCGGCCAGCAGTAGCAGCGCCTGCAGGCCAGGTGGAGTCAGGGCACCGCTGCCCCTTGCAGACCCGCCTGGAGCCCCTCGGCCTTCATTGGCCGCCTGCACCTGCCCGGCATGGTTCCGTGAGCTGGGAACTgcggcccccagcccctctccctgaGACCCTGGTGTGCGTGGCTGGGCCTGGCCTCAGGGTGGGGCCAGGGAGGTTGACACCCCAGCAGCCCAGGATCTGTCCCAACCACATACTCCCGGCCCCGGGCATAGCACTCTTCAGTTTACTCCATGAACTGCCCCTTTCTCTACCCTTCACCCCTGCCACAGAAAGAGATCAGGTTCCAGAGAAAAAACGGGGTACTGCACATGCACCCCAGGTTCAGAAGACCCCCGCCTAGTGAGGATGGGGTGGCCGACGCCCTCCACAGGCCCCCACAGCCCGAGGGAGTGGCGGGTCGGCACAAGCTGCGGCCCTCTGCAGAGAGCACGCACAGAAGGCAACACCCAGCGTGGGGCCACGTCCGTCCCCGGGCCTCGGCCAAAATGCTCCAGCAACCATGGCCCCTCTCCAGCCAGGGTCCGGATATGAGGGGCTGAGCCTGGACCCAGGAGATGGTTGCCAGGCAGCGGGGGATGGCAACCCCCGCTAAAGCCTCCCTGACCCTAAAGCCCTCCCGTCCAGGATTCCTGCGGCTGGGGGCAgcctctcccacccccagccagcGTGGGTGAGGACCCCACGGCAGGTCCAGAGACGTGGCTGGAGGCTCTGCTACTGCCCAGGGCTGGGTGGACCTTGGTGACCCATGGCAGGCTGCAGCCACAGCCACCCGCGAGCCCTGCCCCGTGCAGCCTGGGGGTGTCTGGGGGGCCATCTGCTCCTTTCCCTCAGGCTAGGCACCGCCCACCGCATCTGGAACCCACAGGCCACATGCGCCCCTGCTGGCCACCTGCGGTCAGGGAGGGCAGACAGGAGGTCGGGGGCCGGCACGAGAGCCATGGCACCCCACCACATCCCACAGGAGAGGACAGGGACTTTCCCAAGGCCACATAGGCCGGGGGTCTCCAGGCAGGAGCCGTGCACCCCATAGTAACCCCcatgctgccccctccccactaGAGCCCCTCCCCATCGTGTCTGCACCTGGCCCCAGAGACCCTGAGCCTCCCCAAGGCCAGTCCCTGCCCGCAGCTACCAGCATCTCAGGACTCTGCGCATCCACCACCACCCCCGGGAAGCCCTTCACGTCCTGTGCCCTTGGTGACCTGGCCCCTGGTGTCCCAGCCTGTCTGCCCCCAACCCCGTTTTCAAACGGGAAGCCCGGGAAGGGCTCTGGCCTGCGCCTGCAAAGAGGCTGGCTCAGAGCGGACGCCCAAGGGGACGGACCCATGGGCCTATGGCCTCCCGGGAGATACGTCCAGGGCTGCGGAAACGAGACCTGAAGCCCAGGACTGGTGCAGGCCAAGGCTGCGTGGACAGAACCCAAACGGGAagtgcctgcccccacccccccagcctgGCAGGTGCCTCAGGGTATGCAGTCTTGGTGGCGCCAGGGCCACCCACGCCCCTTGACCCAACAGGAAAGCTGAAGCCGCGGGACGAGCAGACGGGCCCAGCAGCCTGCCTGGAACAGGGCGTCCCACTGGTGAGATCAGGGTGCAGGGTGTCCCTGCCCCGACGCTGGGCACAGAGCCCCtctgctgcccctgcccctggcgcTGAGCCGGGGGCTGGGTACAGGCCAAGACCACAGCCCAGGTCTCAGGGCACCGAGGGCACAGGGCCCCTCGCTCCACTACCCAGAGTGCAGGGCCGCCCCCGGACCCTTGGGGGCTGGGACACAGCTGCCTCAGCCTCTGtgctgggagggggagggagaggcccTGCTGAGGTCCCTACTGGGCAAAGGGCAGGGCCCCTTTCGGCCGGGGACCCAAGGGAAGGGCACCCACCTCCCCGAGCCTCCATCTTCAAGTCACTAAGTGAGCCTGACAGCCCTACCAGGACGGCTGCTAAGAGCTGGGGCAGGCGGCAGGCTCGGGAATCCCGAGGCCCCTTCCTGTCCTCAACCCCCAAACCCGGGAGGGGGTGGGCAGCTGTCCTTTGCACGATGGTTTCCCTGGATGGGGGGCAGCTCTTGGGTGACAGAGCTGGGGCCGCTGGGTCCATGTCATGTAGAAGGATGGGGCAGCCCCAAGGGCAGCTGCAGGGTGCCCCAGCCTGGGGCCGCCACCTGGGGTCACACAGCCCGGGGGTCACACAGGCTGAAGTCCCCAGCCCGGGGTCCCACCACCCCACTGGAAACTGGCACGCCTGTCTTCGTCGAGTGCACAAATCTGGGTACTCGGGGTGATGGCAGACTGGCACAGCCGCTCCCAGCCCGATCCCTGGGCTGTGTCCCCAGAGGACCCCTCC includes:
- the TTYH3 gene encoding protein tweety homolog 3 isoform X2, producing the protein MAGVSYAAPWWVSLLHRLPHLDLQWEATSSQFRPQDADYQQALLLLAAAALACLALDLVVLLLYSFWLCCRRPRSREPLDADCCCTAWCVIIATLVCSAGIAVGFYGNGETSDGIHRVTYSLRHANRTVAGAQDRVWDTAVALNRTAEPSLQSLERQLAGRPEPLRAVQRLQGLLGTLLSCTAAIPFWKNPAVSLDGLAEHMDLYDWYRWLGSLGVLLLDVLICLLVLVGLIRSSKGVLVGVCLLGVLALLISWSALGLELAVSVGSSDFCVDPDTYVTKIVEENSVLSADILQYYLACSPHAANPFQQKLSRSHKALVEMQDVVAELLQAAPREYPATKDHLLRVQEVLNGTEVNLQQLTALVDCRSLHLDYVQALTGFCYDGVEGLIYLALFSFATALMFSSIVCSVPHTWQQKRGPDEDAEEEAAPGPRQAHDSLYRVHMPSLYSCGSSYGSETSLPAAAHTVSNAPVTEYMSQNANFQNPRCENTPLIGRESPPPSYTSSMRAKYLATSQPRPGSSGSGH
- the TTYH3 gene encoding protein tweety homolog 3 isoform X1, whose amino-acid sequence is MAGVSYAAPWWVSLLHRLPHLDLQWEATSSQFRPQDADYQQALLLLAAAALACLALDLVVLLLYSFWLCCRRPRSREPLDADCCCTAWCVIIATLVCSAGIAVGFYGNGETSDGIHRVTYSLRHANRTVAGAQDRVWDTAVALNRTAEPSLQSLERQLAGRPEPLRAVQRLQGLLGTLLSCTAAIPFWKNPAVSLDGLAEHMDLYDWYRWLGSLGVLLLDVLICLLVLVGLIRSSKGVLVGVCLLGVLALLISWSALGLELAVSVGSSDFCVDPDTYVTKIVEENSVLSADILQYYLACSPHAANPFQQKLSRSHKALVEMQDVVAELLQAAPREYPATKDHLLRVQEVLNGTEVNLQQLTALVDCRSLHLDYVQALTGFCYDGVEGLIYLALFSFATALMFSSIVCSVPHTWQQKRGPDEDAEEEAAPGPRQAHDSLYRVHMPSLYSCGSSYGSETSLPAAAHTVSNAPVTEYMSQNANFQNPRCENTPLIGRESPPPSRYLAALDSGSHMGWQFRPQDSARTLW